In Raphanus sativus cultivar WK10039 chromosome 5, ASM80110v3, whole genome shotgun sequence, the following proteins share a genomic window:
- the LOC108863158 gene encoding probable inactive ATP-dependent zinc metalloprotease FTSHI 3, chloroplastic, with protein sequence MATTFNVLCSDRFHLKGANPPERLSRTVVYPRISELNVVSVARTNKNLSFSCKRLGRFSCNSEVKRLANGDYYGENGTSKGTRRRRRRRFSLRLRPRLRLLSMRLGRFDLRASLQDFRLFLRKNIKRVILSTGVAVIFGLCYLFLRLTAVPSPSIVPYSDFVTNLRGGSVSKVLLEEGSRRIYYNTDENVDNKSEALEEEPAVTKDVGKVRALAPVWKYVTRKVDHDEKFLLSLMREKGITYSSAPQSALVSMRTTLITIISLWIPLTPLMWLLYRQLSASNSPAKKRRSKNPTVGFDDVEGVDSAKDELVEIVSCLQGSINYKKLGARLPRGVLLVGPPGTGKTLLARAVAGEAGVPFFSVSASEFVEMFVGRGAARIRDLFSAARKNSPSIIFIDELDAVGGKRGRSFNDERDQTLNQLLTEMDGFESDIKVIVIAATNRPEALDPALCRPGRFSRKVVVAEPDQEGRRKILAVHLRDVPLEEDAFLICDLVASLTPGFVGADLANIVNEAALLAARRGGEAVAREDIMEAIERAKYGINDKEVKQRTLRNELSKLFPWMPSLAGGRNGPDQDGLQGPLGYQSLS encoded by the exons ATGGCTACTACTTTCAATGTTCTCTGTAGTGATCGGTTTCATCTCAAAGGAGCTAATCCTCCGGAGAGACTTAGCAGAACAGTAGTGTATCCGAGGATTAGCGAGCTTAATGTTGTTAGTGTCGCTCGGACAAACAAGAATCTGTCGTTTAGTTGCAAAAGACTTGGTCGGTTTTCTTGTAATAGCGAGGTTAAGCGACTAGCGAATGGCGATTATTATGGTGAAAATGGTACGAGCAAAGgaacgagaagaagaagaagaagaaggttttcTCTTAGGCTTCGACCTAGGTTACGCTTACTGAGCATGAGACTCGGCAGATTCGATCTCAGAGCATCACTGCAAGATTTCAGGTTGTTTCTGAGAAAGAATATCAAGAGAGTGATCTTATCTACCGGCGTGGCGGTTATCTTTGGACTCTGTTATCTGTTCCTGAGGCTAACCGCTGTTCCCTCTCCATCCATCGTTCCTTACTCCGACTTCGTAACGAATCTTCGAGGTGGTTCCGTCTCGAAAGTTCTGCTCGAAGAAGGTTCTCGTCGAATCTATTACAACACTGATGAGAACGTTGACAACAAGTCTGAGGCTTTGGAAGAAGAACCCGCCGTTACGAAAGACGTTGGAAAGGTTCGAGCTTTGGCTCCTGTGTGGAAGTACGTGACGAGGAAAGTAGATCATGACGAGAAGTTTCTTCTTAGTTTGATGAGGGAGAAAGGGATCACTTATAGCTCAGCTCCTCAGTCCGCGTTGGTGTCGATGAGAACTACTTTGATAACAATCATCTCTCTGTGGATTCCTTTAACTCCGCTTATGTGGCTTCTCTATCGGCAACTCTCAGCATCCAACAGCCCTGCCAAAAAACGACGGTCTAAGAATCCCACAGTTGGATTTGATGATGTGGAGGGCGTTGATTCTGCTAAAGACGAGCTCGTTGAG ATAGTGTCATGTCTTCAAGGAAGTATAAACTACAAGAAGCTAGGAGCAAGGTTACCTAGAGGCGTGCTTTTAGTCGGTCCACCAGGGACCGGTAAAACCTTGTTGGCTCGAGCTGTAGCCGGGGAAGCTGGAGTTCCCTTCTTCTCAGTTTCCGCTAGCGAGTTTGTTGAAATGTTTGTCGGAAGAGGCGCTGCGAGAATCAGAGATCTTTTCAGTGCGGCAAGGAAGAACTCGCCTTCCATTATATTCATAGATGAGCTCGATGCGGTTGGTGGAAAACGCGGTAGAAGTTTCAATGATGAACGTGACCAGACCCTAAACCAG ttGCTTACTGAGATGGATGGATTCGAGTCAGACATTAAAGTCATTGTAATCGCAGCAACTAACCGACCAGAAGCGTTAGACCCTGCTCTTTGTCGGCCAGGACGATTCTCGAGAAAAGTTGTGGTTGCAGAACCGGACCAAGAAGGACGTAGGAAAATCTTGGCAGTACATCTGAGAGACGTGCCTCTAGAAGAAGATGCGTTTCTCATATGTGATCTGGTTGCTTCTCTGACTCCCGGATTCGTAGGTGCTGATCTCGCCAATATCGTCAATGAAGCTGCATTGCTCGCTGCTCGTAGAG GCGGGGAAGCTGTGGCAAGGGAAGATATAATGGAAGCGATAGAGAGGGCGAAGTATGGGATCAATGATAAGGAAGTGAAGCAAAGGACGTTAAGGAATGAGCTGAGCAAGCTGTTCCCATGGATGCCATCTTTGGCTGGTGGGAGGAACGGACCAGATCAAGACGGTTTACAAGGACCGTTAGGTTATCAATCTCTTAgctaa
- the LOC130494338 gene encoding S-adenosylmethionine decarboxylase proenzyme 3-like yields the protein MALSAIGFEGYEKRLEVSFFEPSFFQDSKGLGLRALTRSQLDQILTPAACEIVSSLSNDHLDSYVLSESSFFVYPYKVIIKTCGTTKLLLSIPPLLKLAGELSLSVKSVKYTRGSFLCPGGQPFPHRSFSEEVSVLDGHFLQLGLNSVAYLMGNDDETKKWHVYAASSAQSSSSSNVYTLEMCMTGLDREKASVFFRNGETGSMTDNSGIRKILPNSQICDFEFEPCGYSMNSIEGNAISTIHVTPEDGFSYASFEAVGYDFNTMDLSQLVTRVLSCFEPKQFSVAVHSSVGVNAYKPEISVDLEDYGCRERTFESLGEESGTVMYQTFEKLGKYCGSPRSTLKCEWSSSNSSCSSEDEKDEGI from the coding sequence ATGGCCTTATCTGCAATCGGTTTCGAAGGCTACGAGAAGCGCCTCGAGGTCTCTTTCTTCGAgccaagcttcttccaagactccAAGGGACTTGGTCTCCGTGCTCTGACCAGGTCCCAGCTTGACCAAATACTCACTCCTGCTGCCTGCGAGATCGTTTCTTCTCTCTCCAACGATCACTTGGACTCCTACGTCCTCTCTGAGTCCAGCTTCTTTGTCTACCCTTACAAAGTCATCATCAAGACTTGCGGCACCACCAAGCTCCTCCTATCCATCCCGCCTCTTCTTAAGCTTGCCGGCGAGCTCTCTCTGAGTGTAAAGTCTGTTAAATACACTCGTGGCTCCTTCCTCTGCCCTGGGGGTCAGCCTTTTCCTCACCGCAGCTTCTCTGAAGAAGTCTCTGTTCTTGATGGTCACTTTTTGCAGCTGGGTTTGAACAGCGTTGCCTACTTGATGGGTAATGATGACGAGACTAAGAAATGGCACGTCTATGCTGCCTCCTCTGCCCAGTCCTCCAGCAGCAGCAATGTCTACACGCTCGAGATGTGCATGACTGGTCTAGACAGGGAGAAAGCATCTGTCTTCTTCAGGAATGGCGAGACAGGATCAATGACTGACAACTCTGGAATCAGAAAGATCCTCCCAAACTCCCAGATCTGCGACTTTGAGTTCGAGCCCTGTGGCTACTCTATGAACTCCATCGAAGGAAATGCGATCTCAACTATCCATGTGACCCCTGAGGATGGGTTTAGCTACGCTAGCTTCGAAGCTGTTGGTTATGACTTCAACACCATGGACCTGAGCCAGCTGGTGACTAGAGTCCTGTCTTGCTTTGAGCCGAAGCAATTCTCTGTAGCAGTGCATTCGAGCGTTGGGGTTAACGCGTACAAGCCTGAAATCAGTGTGGACTTGGAAGATTATGGATGCAGAGAGAGGACTTTTGAGTCTTTGGGAGAAGAGAGTGGAACGGTGATGTATCAGACGTTTGAGAAGCTAGGCAAGTACTGTGGGTCGCCTAGATCTACATTGAAGTGTGAGTGGAGCAGCAGCAATAGTAGCTGCAGCAGCGAGGACGAGAAGGACGAGGGAATCTAG
- the LOC108835281 gene encoding uncharacterized protein LOC108835281 — protein sequence MENHSDSERTEIWSDDWDSPPAAAVEGTRKEKEGSTSCKLQCAQTMEDHLDTESTEILGDWDSPPPPATVEGTRKETGGSTSCAARVGGRVLPPWAHPSFEWGGGKWKVDGRKIRKKTKEKEKEKEKEKEKEKEKEKEKEKEKEKEKEKEKEKEKEKDKEKDKDKEKDKEKESLSLEDLMNEYSSLPPQIAEWYWCIEYVAKFHKDLPCILDLMNMGYPSTNDYGSRINEILSLRILEFLFDPTKNIDSTATVGPRIEFDFSLTNTHVLHAILKHMNMPELPNLFSICTVVSELRPGMPELSTFNILPFIAHKNMSLPLCALEKLRDVIAMENNRTSAAASPPTVDPVYYRDDHQPEQQTRTGLEQTNKDEVVVMDDDDHQPEQQAHTGLELTNKDEVVVMDDDDHQPEQQAHTGLELTNKDEVVVMDDDDHQPEQQAHTGLEQTDKDEVIVVDDDDQVQTTEGDEVIVTDGNHTSAQQPPPISNNCRETSSSPSSGVRVKCTKDGAWLICGSDDDLDTDLVNNIPPRPENDLCWKCKRQGGSSLLLTCSRSECATKVHKECLDGEAHFDEHDNFLCPFCCYDRMAMEYHECQKLLRCAKKRLLKFLPLLSRASKRLKDDGKSC from the exons ATGGAGAATCATTCAGACTCTGAGAGGACAGAGATTTGGAGCGACGATTGGGATTCTCCTCCTGCTGCTGCGGTGGAAGGCACTAGAAAGGAGAAGGAAGGTTCCACGTCTTGTAAATTACAGTGCGCGCAAACAATGGAGGATCATTTAGACACTGAGAGTACAGAGATTTTGGGCGATTGGGATTCTCCTCCCCCTCCTGCTACGGTGGAAGGCACTAGAAAGGAGACAGGAGGTTCCACGTCTTGTGCTGCTAGAGTAGGAGGCAGGGTGCTGCCACCGTGGGCTCACCCATCGTTCGAATGGGGTGGTGGTAAATGGAAAGTGGACGGAAGAAAAATCAGAAAGAAGACcaaagagaaggagaaggagaaggagaaggagaaggagaaggagaaggagaaggagaaggagaaggagaaggagaaggagaaggagaaggagaaggagaaa gagaaagagaaagagaaagacaaagagaaagacaaagacaaagagaaagacaaagagaaaGAGAGCCTGAGCCTTGAGGATCTCATGAATGAGTATTCTTCTCTACCTCCTCAAATCGCTGAATGGTATTGGTGTATCGAATACGTTGCCAAATTCCACAAGGACCTTCCCTGCATACTCG ATTTGATGAACATGGGTTATCCCTCCACAAATGACTATGGTAGCAGGATTAACGAAATCTTGTCTCTTCGAATCTTGGAGTTCTTGTTTGATCCTACCAAGAACATTGATTCCACTGCTACTGTCGGTCCAAGAATTGAGTTTGATTTCTCCTTGACCAACACCCATGTCCTCCATGCCATTCTCAAACAT ATGAACATGCCGGAGCTGCCAAATTTGTTCTCAATTTGCACTGTAGTATCAGAATTACGACCGGGCATGCCGGAGCTGTCAACGTTCAATATTCTTCCTTTTATTGCTCACAAGAACATGTCTTTGCCACTATGTGCACTTGAGAAG CTGAGAGATGTTATTGCAATGGAGAATAATCGTACAAGTGCTGCAGCTTCTCCTCCTACTGTGGACCCTGTTTATTATAGAGATGATCATCAACCAGAGCAGCAAACGCGTACTGGTTTAGAGCAAACCAATAAGGATGAAGTGGTTGTCATGGACGACGATGATCATCAACCAGAGCAGCAAGCGCATACTGGTTTAGAGCTAACCAATAAGGATGAAGTGGTTGTCATGGACGACGATGATCATCAACCAGAGCAGCAAGCGCATACCGGTTTAGAGCTAACCAATAAGGATGAAGTGGTTGTCATGGACGACGATGATCATCAACCAGAGCAGCAAGCGCATACTGGTTTAGAGCAAACCGATAAGGATGAAGTAATTGTCGTCGATGACGACGATCAGGTGCAGACTACTGAGGGAGATGAAGTAATTGTGACCGATGGCAATCACACTAGTGCTCAACAACCACCACCCATTAGCAACAACTGTAGGGAAACCTCCTCTTCTCCAAGCTCGGGTGTGCGTGTAAAATGTACAAAAGATGGAGCCTGGTTAATCTGTGGGAGCGATGATGACTTAGATACAGACTTGGTCAACAACATTCCACCGAGACCGGAGAACGACTTATGCTGGAAATGTAAAAGACAAGGAGGATCCTCGTTGTTGTTGACGTGCAGCAGAAGCGAGTGTGCAACAAAAGTTCATAAAGAATGCTTGGATGGTGAGGCTCACTTTGACGAACACGACAACTTTCTCTGCCCTTTTTGCTGCTATGATCGAATGGCCATGGAGTACCATGAATGTCAGAAGTTGTTGCGTTGTGCAAAGAAAAGGCTACTGAAGTTTTTACCGTTGCTTTCTAGAGCAAGCAAGAGACTGAAAGATGATGGAAAGTCTTGTTAA
- the LOC108835283 gene encoding stearoyl-[acyl-carrier-protein] 9-desaturase 2, chloroplastic — MTMTLPLNSTMKTPMNQNPVVAVSSSSYLSLCPSFPRHLRVSCVATNPRKTSEQTQKKTFRPIKEVPNQITHTITQEKLEIFKSMENWAQENLLSYLKPVESSWQPQDLLPQTNDEDRFYEQVKELRDRTREIPDDYFVVLVGDMITEEALPTYQTTLNTLDGVKDETGGSLTPWAIWVRAWTAEENRHGDLLNKYLYLSGRVDMQQVEKTIQYLIGSGMDSKFENNPYNGFIYTSFQERATFISHGNTAKLATTYGDTTLAKICGTIAADEKRHETAYTRIVEKLFEIDPDGTVQTLASMMRKRITMPAHLMHDGRDDDLFDHYGAVAQRIGVYTAMDYAGILEFLLRRWKVESLGVGFSGEGRRAQEYLCTLPQRIRRLEERANDRVKLGPRPSVSFSWIYGREVGL, encoded by the exons atgactATGACTCTGCCCTTGAATTCGACGATGAAGACGCCAATGAATCAGAATCCTGTGGTGGCGGTATCTTCTTCGTCGTATCTTTCCTTGTGTCCGAGTTTTCCGCGTCATCTTCGAGTTTCGTGCGTTGCCACAAACCCCAG AAAAACAAGTGAACAAACACAGAAGAAGACGTTTCGACCCATCAAAGAAGTACCAAACCAAATAACCCACACGATAACACAAGAGAAGCTTGAGATCTTCAAATCGATGGAGAATTGGGCACAAGAAAACTTACTATCATACCTCAAACCTGTCGAAAGTTCATGGCAACCACAAGACCTTTTGCCTCAAACCAATGACGAAGACCGATTCTACGAACAAGTGAAAGAGCTAAGAGATCGAACAAGAGAGATCCCCGACGATTACTTTGTAGTTCTTGTAGGAGATATGATCACCGAAGAAGCATTGCCAACTTATCAAACGACTTTGAACACACTCGACGGTGTCAAGGATGAGACCGGCGGGAGTTTAACGCCGTGGGCGATCTGGGTTAGAGCGTGGACGGCAGAGGAAAACCGACACGGTGATTTGTTGAACAAGTATCTCTATCTATCTGGTCGTGTTGATATGCAGCAGGTTGAAAAAACTATTCAATATCTGATCGGATCTGGCATG GACTCCAAATTTGAAAACAACCCATACAATGGCTTCATTTACACGTCTTTCCAAGAGAGAGCGACTTTCATCTCCCACGGCAACACGGCGAAGCTAGCCACTACCTACGGCGACACCACTCTGGCGAAAATCTGCGGCACGATCGCCGCCGACGAGAAGCGGCACGAGACGGCCTACACACGTATCGTCGAGAAGCTCTTCGAGATCGATCCCGATGGGACCGTGCAGACTCTGGCGAGTATGATGAGGAAGCGGATCACGATGCCTGCTCATCTGATGCACGACGGTCGCGACGACGATCTGTTCGATCATTACGGCGCGGTGGCGCAGCGAATCGGAGTTTATACGGCGATGGATTACGCCGGGATATTGGAGTTTTTGCTGAGGCGGTGGAAGGTGGAGAGCTTAGGAGTGGGGTTTTCCGGAGAAGGAAGGAGAGCGCAGGAGTATCTGTGCACCTTGCCGCAGAGGATCAGAAGGTTGGAGGAGAGGGCTAACGATAGAGTCAAACTCGGGCCGAGGCCTTCTGTTTCCTTCAGCTGGATCTACGGGAGAGAAGTTGGATTATAA
- the LOC130495116 gene encoding putative lipid phosphate phosphatase 3, chloroplastic isoform X2, giving the protein MPFLNFGGLFQAVTNRGPEVSGTADNWVSPSDIPLIDPYSKEEHKMREAQLGAHTVRSHGMTLARTHMHDWIILVLLVILECILLIIHPFYRFVGKDMMTDLSYPLKSNTVPIWSVPIYAMLLPLVIFISIYFRRRDVYDLHHAVLGLLYSVLVTAVLTDSIKNAVGRPRPDFFWRCFPDGKAVFDSLGDVICHGDKSVIREGHKSFPSGHTSWSFAGLGFLSLYLSGKIQVFDGKGHVAKLCIVILPLLVAALVGISRVDDYWHHWQDVFAGGLLGLVVSTFCYLQFFPPPYHTEAWGPYAYFQVLEAARAQAQAAENGAAQGGNGEEEDGGFMGLHLVDNPSMRREDVEAGRS; this is encoded by the exons ATGCCTTTTCTGAATTTTGGGGGGCTTTTTCAG GCTGTCACAAACCGGGGACCTGAGGTTTCAGGAACTGCTGATAATTGGGTCTCACCATCTGACATTCCACTCATAGATCCTTATAGTAAAGAAGAG CACAAAATGAGAGAAGCACAGCTAGGCGCTCACACTGTGAGGTCCCATGGAATGACACTTGCAAGGACTCACATGCATGACTGGATCATACTCGTACTACTCGTTATCCTTGAGTGCATACTCCTTATCATCCACCCGTTTTATCGCTTTGTCGGGAAAGATATGATGACTGATCTGAGTTACCCTCTAAAGAGTAACACCGTACCAATCTGGTCTGTCCCG ATCTATGCGATGTTGTTGCCATTGGTAATCTTCATATCTATTTACTTCCGTAGAAGAGATGTATACGACCTTCATCATGCGGTGCTAG GTCTGTTATACTCTGTTCTGGTGACGGCAGTACTTACAGATTCAATAAAGAATGCTGTTGGTAGACCACGCCCTGACTTCTTCTGGCGTTGTTTTCCTGATGGCAAAGCT GTATTTGATAGCCTCGGAGATGTGATATGCCATGGTGATAAAAGTGTCATAAGGGAAGGGCACAAAAGCTTCCCAAGCGGACACACCTCTT GGTCTTTTGCGGGTCTAGGATTCTTGTCGCTGTATTTATCAGGGAAGATTCAAGTATTCGACGGTAAAGGCCACGTTGCGAAGCTATGCATTGTCATACTCCCTCTGCTAGTTGCTGCTCTTGTTGGTATTTCCCGTGTAGATGACTATTGGCATCACTGGCAAGACGTGTTTGCAGGAGGCTTGCTAG GTCTCGTGGTCTCTACGTTCTGTTATCTTCAATTCTTTCCGCCACCATATCACACCGaag CTTGGGGGCCATATGCTTACTTCCAAGTGTTGGAGGCGGCACGAGCACAAGCGCAAGCAGCAGAGAATGGAGCGGCTCAGGGAGGTAACGGTGAAGAGGAAGACGGAGGGTTTATGGGTTTACATTTGGTGGATAATCCGAGTATGAGGAGAGAAGATGTTGAGGCTGGTAGAAGCTGA
- the LOC130495116 gene encoding putative lipid phosphate phosphatase 3, chloroplastic isoform X1: MAVTNRGPEVSGTADNWVSPSDIPLIDPYSKEEHKMREAQLGAHTVRSHGMTLARTHMHDWIILVLLVILECILLIIHPFYRFVGKDMMTDLSYPLKSNTVPIWSVPIYAMLLPLVIFISIYFRRRDVYDLHHAVLGLLYSVLVTAVLTDSIKNAVGRPRPDFFWRCFPDGKAVFDSLGDVICHGDKSVIREGHKSFPSGHTSWSFAGLGFLSLYLSGKIQVFDGKGHVAKLCIVILPLLVAALVGISRVDDYWHHWQDVFAGGLLGLVVSTFCYLQFFPPPYHTEAWGPYAYFQVLEAARAQAQAAENGAAQGGNGEEEDGGFMGLHLVDNPSMRREDVEAGRS; this comes from the exons atG GCTGTCACAAACCGGGGACCTGAGGTTTCAGGAACTGCTGATAATTGGGTCTCACCATCTGACATTCCACTCATAGATCCTTATAGTAAAGAAGAG CACAAAATGAGAGAAGCACAGCTAGGCGCTCACACTGTGAGGTCCCATGGAATGACACTTGCAAGGACTCACATGCATGACTGGATCATACTCGTACTACTCGTTATCCTTGAGTGCATACTCCTTATCATCCACCCGTTTTATCGCTTTGTCGGGAAAGATATGATGACTGATCTGAGTTACCCTCTAAAGAGTAACACCGTACCAATCTGGTCTGTCCCG ATCTATGCGATGTTGTTGCCATTGGTAATCTTCATATCTATTTACTTCCGTAGAAGAGATGTATACGACCTTCATCATGCGGTGCTAG GTCTGTTATACTCTGTTCTGGTGACGGCAGTACTTACAGATTCAATAAAGAATGCTGTTGGTAGACCACGCCCTGACTTCTTCTGGCGTTGTTTTCCTGATGGCAAAGCT GTATTTGATAGCCTCGGAGATGTGATATGCCATGGTGATAAAAGTGTCATAAGGGAAGGGCACAAAAGCTTCCCAAGCGGACACACCTCTT GGTCTTTTGCGGGTCTAGGATTCTTGTCGCTGTATTTATCAGGGAAGATTCAAGTATTCGACGGTAAAGGCCACGTTGCGAAGCTATGCATTGTCATACTCCCTCTGCTAGTTGCTGCTCTTGTTGGTATTTCCCGTGTAGATGACTATTGGCATCACTGGCAAGACGTGTTTGCAGGAGGCTTGCTAG GTCTCGTGGTCTCTACGTTCTGTTATCTTCAATTCTTTCCGCCACCATATCACACCGaag CTTGGGGGCCATATGCTTACTTCCAAGTGTTGGAGGCGGCACGAGCACAAGCGCAAGCAGCAGAGAATGGAGCGGCTCAGGGAGGTAACGGTGAAGAGGAAGACGGAGGGTTTATGGGTTTACATTTGGTGGATAATCCGAGTATGAGGAGAGAAGATGTTGAGGCTGGTAGAAGCTGA
- the LOC130495116 gene encoding putative lipid phosphate phosphatase 3, chloroplastic isoform X3, whose amino-acid sequence MPFLNFGGLFQHKMREAQLGAHTVRSHGMTLARTHMHDWIILVLLVILECILLIIHPFYRFVGKDMMTDLSYPLKSNTVPIWSVPIYAMLLPLVIFISIYFRRRDVYDLHHAVLGLLYSVLVTAVLTDSIKNAVGRPRPDFFWRCFPDGKAVFDSLGDVICHGDKSVIREGHKSFPSGHTSWSFAGLGFLSLYLSGKIQVFDGKGHVAKLCIVILPLLVAALVGISRVDDYWHHWQDVFAGGLLGLVVSTFCYLQFFPPPYHTEAWGPYAYFQVLEAARAQAQAAENGAAQGGNGEEEDGGFMGLHLVDNPSMRREDVEAGRS is encoded by the exons ATGCCTTTTCTGAATTTTGGGGGGCTTTTTCAG CACAAAATGAGAGAAGCACAGCTAGGCGCTCACACTGTGAGGTCCCATGGAATGACACTTGCAAGGACTCACATGCATGACTGGATCATACTCGTACTACTCGTTATCCTTGAGTGCATACTCCTTATCATCCACCCGTTTTATCGCTTTGTCGGGAAAGATATGATGACTGATCTGAGTTACCCTCTAAAGAGTAACACCGTACCAATCTGGTCTGTCCCG ATCTATGCGATGTTGTTGCCATTGGTAATCTTCATATCTATTTACTTCCGTAGAAGAGATGTATACGACCTTCATCATGCGGTGCTAG GTCTGTTATACTCTGTTCTGGTGACGGCAGTACTTACAGATTCAATAAAGAATGCTGTTGGTAGACCACGCCCTGACTTCTTCTGGCGTTGTTTTCCTGATGGCAAAGCT GTATTTGATAGCCTCGGAGATGTGATATGCCATGGTGATAAAAGTGTCATAAGGGAAGGGCACAAAAGCTTCCCAAGCGGACACACCTCTT GGTCTTTTGCGGGTCTAGGATTCTTGTCGCTGTATTTATCAGGGAAGATTCAAGTATTCGACGGTAAAGGCCACGTTGCGAAGCTATGCATTGTCATACTCCCTCTGCTAGTTGCTGCTCTTGTTGGTATTTCCCGTGTAGATGACTATTGGCATCACTGGCAAGACGTGTTTGCAGGAGGCTTGCTAG GTCTCGTGGTCTCTACGTTCTGTTATCTTCAATTCTTTCCGCCACCATATCACACCGaag CTTGGGGGCCATATGCTTACTTCCAAGTGTTGGAGGCGGCACGAGCACAAGCGCAAGCAGCAGAGAATGGAGCGGCTCAGGGAGGTAACGGTGAAGAGGAAGACGGAGGGTTTATGGGTTTACATTTGGTGGATAATCCGAGTATGAGGAGAGAAGATGTTGAGGCTGGTAGAAGCTGA
- the LOC130495116 gene encoding putative lipid phosphate phosphatase 3, chloroplastic isoform X4, with the protein MREAQLGAHTVRSHGMTLARTHMHDWIILVLLVILECILLIIHPFYRFVGKDMMTDLSYPLKSNTVPIWSVPIYAMLLPLVIFISIYFRRRDVYDLHHAVLGLLYSVLVTAVLTDSIKNAVGRPRPDFFWRCFPDGKAVFDSLGDVICHGDKSVIREGHKSFPSGHTSWSFAGLGFLSLYLSGKIQVFDGKGHVAKLCIVILPLLVAALVGISRVDDYWHHWQDVFAGGLLGLVVSTFCYLQFFPPPYHTEAWGPYAYFQVLEAARAQAQAAENGAAQGGNGEEEDGGFMGLHLVDNPSMRREDVEAGRS; encoded by the exons ATGAGAGAAGCACAGCTAGGCGCTCACACTGTGAGGTCCCATGGAATGACACTTGCAAGGACTCACATGCATGACTGGATCATACTCGTACTACTCGTTATCCTTGAGTGCATACTCCTTATCATCCACCCGTTTTATCGCTTTGTCGGGAAAGATATGATGACTGATCTGAGTTACCCTCTAAAGAGTAACACCGTACCAATCTGGTCTGTCCCG ATCTATGCGATGTTGTTGCCATTGGTAATCTTCATATCTATTTACTTCCGTAGAAGAGATGTATACGACCTTCATCATGCGGTGCTAG GTCTGTTATACTCTGTTCTGGTGACGGCAGTACTTACAGATTCAATAAAGAATGCTGTTGGTAGACCACGCCCTGACTTCTTCTGGCGTTGTTTTCCTGATGGCAAAGCT GTATTTGATAGCCTCGGAGATGTGATATGCCATGGTGATAAAAGTGTCATAAGGGAAGGGCACAAAAGCTTCCCAAGCGGACACACCTCTT GGTCTTTTGCGGGTCTAGGATTCTTGTCGCTGTATTTATCAGGGAAGATTCAAGTATTCGACGGTAAAGGCCACGTTGCGAAGCTATGCATTGTCATACTCCCTCTGCTAGTTGCTGCTCTTGTTGGTATTTCCCGTGTAGATGACTATTGGCATCACTGGCAAGACGTGTTTGCAGGAGGCTTGCTAG GTCTCGTGGTCTCTACGTTCTGTTATCTTCAATTCTTTCCGCCACCATATCACACCGaag CTTGGGGGCCATATGCTTACTTCCAAGTGTTGGAGGCGGCACGAGCACAAGCGCAAGCAGCAGAGAATGGAGCGGCTCAGGGAGGTAACGGTGAAGAGGAAGACGGAGGGTTTATGGGTTTACATTTGGTGGATAATCCGAGTATGAGGAGAGAAGATGTTGAGGCTGGTAGAAGCTGA